A window of Natrinema salifodinae contains these coding sequences:
- a CDS encoding DUF7521 family protein has protein sequence MNLFPAGPTETTLALAVVKTLVLVVGSVITYFAFKAYRRTRQRALGYLAIGFGLVTLGLVLAGMLYELLAVPLAMGILLESLLVLAGFLVIAYSLYVQ, from the coding sequence ATGAACCTATTCCCCGCCGGTCCGACGGAAACGACGTTGGCGTTGGCCGTCGTCAAGACGCTCGTCCTCGTCGTTGGTAGCGTCATCACGTACTTTGCGTTTAAAGCGTACCGTCGAACCCGACAGCGAGCGCTCGGCTACCTCGCGATCGGCTTCGGACTCGTCACGCTCGGACTCGTGCTCGCCGGTATGCTGTACGAACTGCTCGCCGTTCCCCTTGCGATGGGAATCCTGCTCGAGAGTCTGCTCGTTCTGGCCGGCTTCCTCGTGATTGCGTACTCGCTGTACGTACAGTAA
- a CDS encoding transcriptional regulator: protein MVRDPFASESTPSAEEICAALDDPDCREIIRNLEEPMTASELTSRCDIPQSTLYRKLEVLTESTLLEESTEIRQDGHHASKYSIAFDEITIGLDEDRSLSVEIERPARTADERLADLWSEVRKET from the coding sequence ATGGTCCGGGACCCGTTCGCTTCGGAGTCGACGCCGTCCGCGGAGGAAATCTGCGCCGCGCTGGACGATCCCGACTGCCGCGAGATTATCCGGAACCTCGAGGAGCCGATGACGGCCTCGGAGCTCACGTCTCGATGCGATATTCCTCAGTCGACACTGTACCGGAAGCTCGAGGTATTAACCGAGTCGACACTGCTTGAGGAGTCGACCGAGATCCGACAGGACGGGCACCACGCGAGCAAGTATTCGATCGCGTTCGACGAAATCACGATCGGCTTAGATGAGGATCGATCGCTGTCAGTCGAGATCGAACGGCCGGCCCGGACGGCGGACGAACGGCTCGCGGATCTGTGGTCGGAGGTGCGAAAGGAGACATGA